tagagggggaaggagaagagagaaaaaaaaaaaaaaagaaaagacttccaGCTCCTGTGCAAATTAACTTCACTGTGACAGCTGAGGAATCAGCTGAAAGCATGTGGTCAAATACTACACGAAAGTGATGAACACAATTTCAGCactataaaaaaagaacaaaaccacttgtacactggaaaaaaaaattgtggcttAATTATACCTAAAAACAGCTGCTGAGTAAGACTCCACAGTAGCATCAGTAACAGCAGTGTTCCACGTTCATCTGAGAGTCATGGTTATATGGCAAATGGCTTACCTCCTCATGACTGCAGCACAACCCACATAGTCCTCCAAGAATGCCATTGATGATCTGTATGAAGCATAGAATGAACTCTATTCCTCCCAAGACAAGGAGGATGGAAAAGAGGGTGACGTTCCACTGCACGATGTTGTAAGGTTCTTGACATTGAGACCACTTGTTATACTCAAACAAGTACCTGTACACAGCAATTAAAGCATATTAACGTTGTGAGAGTGGGATGCTTACCATGCACTAGAAACAGATTATGTCTAGTCTGTAACTGCATCAAGAATAATCACTCTcagtgggaaaagaaaatcacGTGGTTTATTTATCCCATGCAAAGTTTGCTCTGTTTAAGAATGTACTGAATTACCAACCACAAATTTTTGTTAAGTCTtaatttctctaaaaaaaaaaaaaataaatctaagctaTAAAAACACAGAGCTTTTCAGGACTGTGCCTATATTCTAAAGGATGCAATTACTGATCTGATGCAAATGGGTCACTTCCTCTCTTGTGCTGCTGTCTTTGGCCCCTCACAGGCCTGCTCTGGAAGAGCCTAACACAGAAGAAATGTAGAAGGGTACTGCAGTATTCCAGCGGCTACTCCTCACCCAcatctgcagaacagcagcactcGTGAGTCTTCAGCAAGGACCAAACTCAGTTCTTCTATATTCAGTCATGGTTGGAGGGGTGGGGGAGCAAGAATGCCCCCCCTCTTGGGAGGGATGCGATGCAGATGTAAAATTCAAACTCTGCTGCAAAGGATCTTTATGTGGCCTCTTAGTACTCAAACTGTCTCTATTTTGGCATCAGCCATAAACTGTTACTAGAAACAGTCTTGAAGTTGTCAATCATACAGACACTGTAAAAGCATGTCACGATCCAACCCAAATCCTCTTCCAACCTACAGGACTTGAGGGGATTAATGGGGAATAGCAGCCAACTCAGCTACATAGGCTTCATTTGCTGGAGAACCCTAATTAGGGATAATTAAGAGATTCTGGCCCTCCACACCCTGCATTGTACAATGATTCTTATAAACCTTTTCAAATTCAATTTACAATGGTTCTACGCCATTGTCACTAACAAAGGTATTATGCCAGTTTACAGTGACACAAAGCAACTTCAGAAGCAAGCCTCACAAAACAGATTCTTAcacaaataataagaaaaatttcATCACAACTGCTTGTAAATTACTCAAAGTCCTAAAGCTTTATACTTTGTGTTAGAGATGTTCATGGACATGCACAGTATGTGATATATAGATATTGTTACCTATATATGTTCAGATCCCTTTTTGCAGGTCAGAGGATTTatattgctttgattttaaaCTATAGCAGCATGGGTAACTGATGCCACCTCTTTAGTTCTTATTAAGAGGCATAAACTTACGAATGGATATTGGTGTATGGTTACTGGATAATGCTGAAAGGTACTGGAATAAAGACTATGTGTACATAGGGGAAGTTATCCTCATGAAGAGGCAACTTACCCTCCAGAAGTGAAAGGGTAGACCCACTTTCTTCCTAGGTGAGTCAAACAATATGGTCCATGAGACAAGCCCAGTGCTGAAATGATTATGCAGTATCCAGAGCCAAGGATCCCAATAAAGGCTGCCAGAACTGAGGACAGCATCTGCAAAGAAACATAGACATGAATTTTCAACACAGCCATCGCCTTGCCTTTGGGATTATCTGGGGCTGGAGCATGAAGGCTCACTTACCGTACAGCTTTTCCcacagttcccacggccaaagCACCCGCAGCAGTCATCGTTGTGAAGCCCAATGAATACTGCAGCTGGAATGAGCACCTAGGCACAGAGCAAACAAACCGCACCGTTCTCGTTTGTTGCAGAGACAGCACAGATAAAACACAGTCCTCACATTGCATTCACTTACATCGCTTCTTGGCAGGAGGGCGGGGGGCAGCCTGTATAGATTATTCAGGTTTACTCTGATTTAACATAGTAGGCATCTCGCTGCTGATATCAGTAGCGCTAACACCAAGATAGGTATATTCTTTTTCCACTTTGTGTATACACAGCACTGAAGCTCATAAAGAGCCTGTCGATAAAGAGCCTGCTATGGTATTACACAATTGCAATTTAAAGTAGTTCAACTTTAAGAGGTTTTGTTCACATTAAAGGCTGTATCCTGTAAATAAAATGCTCTGCAAAAACATGCACTTTCTTCCAAATGAGGACTACAAGATAAGTCTCtcataattatttcattaagaaATCAATTACTACTACAAGATATTAGTTACTGAAGAGTAGTCATCACTGCCTGTGTGAAGCCAGTCTGACTAGATTAGAAAGCCTAGGAATATTTTGCACAATTCAGGCCAACATCTCATTACAGACATCTAGCTTTTTCTAGGTTTTCACAAGCAGTTTCCTGtggcagaaatgcaaaataacaaagcAGAAGCTATCTGTAAGAAACATAAATCATCCATAGGCCAGAGCTTTTAGCATAAAATCAAGAAGGAGCAGAGTTGATTAAACATAGTATCCTCCCCACCAGCACTAACAGGACTTAATAATAGCTCATATATATAAAGACTCTACAGCCAGGAGTACCTTGTAAAACCATAAAGAAAGGGCAAAGTATTACTGCAAAGACTTACTTAACAGGATGCTAATATAAAAACTATCTAGTTGAACAGTCACATACTAGTCAGCCCTTACTCAAACCTGTTCCTGAGCCCCAGTTGCTGCAGGTTCAGAAGAGGTTGTACAAGTGTGTTCCAGGAGCAGTTCCATCGGTTTCACTTCTATTACTCTGTGTGTAGAGCCCAGTCTTTGCAGATCCCAGTCTAGGTTCTAATGAGGCTGTAACACAGCTGTAAGCACTTCTCACAAGGCGGAGCGCCTTATCATGCAATCGTTTTCAACCTGTGATTGCAGATACCTTGAGATCTGTAACCTATGTCTAAGAGgacttttaaaatgaatgaaaaaggaaGCCCGGAGTCAAGGAACTTAAATATGCTATGATGTGGCCCAGAAAATTGACAAGGTAGAAAACTGCAGCTTCAGATTAACAATGTCCTACAATGAACACGCTCAATCCTTCATCCTTTGCTGTTACTCGAATGCAATCTTTGATACTTGCCACTTGATTCCTCGGAATAAAGAGCTAAGGCAGAGAAATGTCAACATCTCAGATAATAGGAATTAAGGAATTGTAACTAAATGCTAGTTATCCAGGGACATTTAAAAGGAGAATAGTTCAATAATATAACAAAAATGTAAGATTTAACTCTTTACGCAAACCGTGACCTGCTGAGAGGCTTGGTTCCAATTTTGCGTTTGGATTCTGTGACCTAGACCCTAAGATTTTCTTAGCTCTAAAGTGATATACTGTTGTAGATAAGAGAACCAATAGTAAGTAATAGTATCTATGGGGCAATATAACTCATTTCTTTTGATAAAACTCCAGAGGTTCCTGCTGAATATTTGATCAATAAATTAACGTAACTGGTAAAGAAACAGTAATATCAAGTAGCTCCACAATAAACTTGAAAGAAACCACTAGCTTGTTACTTACCATAAAGCCTCCACCTACGATGCCATGAAGGCACTCCACATATTTGCTGAGATGATGCTCTGAAGCAAATCTTGTTTCGCCATTGGGAAAATAGAGTAAAATGTTGGCCACGATGCTGAGCAGGGCAAGGATGAGCAACTTATAACCAATACATCTAGCACGCCTTCCGAAACACATGTCCTCAGCTTTACAAATCCTTCTTCCACTAGTTCAATCTAACCGCTCTCATGCCTGTCCACACCTAAAAGAAGATCAGCCTTTATTCTCACCTCCTTAAATACTCAGGGTTACCTAGCTACCTGGATGACGTTTACACCTCTTCATAACTTCCATTCCCAATTGCAGAGTGAGGGAACAGGGATGGCAGAAGGCCACCACccttttttaaatgcaataattGTTGTCAAATCCAATGCAATCAAGGAAATACTGAATACTCGGTAATTTCACTCTAACATATGATGCTTGGAATGATGACCAGTGAACATGATTAGACATGAACAACAGGCTTAACCACAACACAAGTTCTGTTAGGAACCGAAGGAAAAAggtcttgttttctttgttaggAGCAGCTTTGACTTTTAGGTTTATAGACTGATTCAGAACAACCTGAAGCCAGGGAAAGACTCAGCTGCCTTCAACGGTACTGAGTCAGAGTTTTGGGTATAAATAGAATAAGGTCTACAGCAATGAGGAGTATGTAGAGCAACCTCTTGCTTTGCTATTCTGTTGATGGAATAAGAGCAAGGttggaaaaacaaatgaagtggACAGGTTCTAAAGAGTGTCCTTGTTCTTGCCAAATTCAGACAAGATGATTTAGATTAACAGCCATTTGTTAAAGCTAAACCAAGCAAACACTGGTGAAAAACACTACTTCAAAAAGAGGATTATAAAATACTGTCCTTACACTGAAACTCCATGTATAgaagcacaaaaaagaaaaatcgcAGAGAAATGTATTATATTAGGGGTTTCCAAACTGTGTTATATGTACCAGTAACATTAATTTGCATAGTAAATGGAGATACAGAGTGACCTGGAAAAATTAAGATCTagccttctctctttttcctcatgCAAATTTTGCCAGAATAGCCAAAAAGCTTCCTTCTTCACATTGATACAGCTCAACACAGAGGCATGAGCTGCCATGCACACTACTATCACATGATGAAGATAACTAAGAAACACACAGGCCCAGACTAGTTTTGGGAGGTGCTGCTGCAGCCATCATCATAACACAATGTAATTCCCATTGCAAAACCAGTAGCTAGACAAACTGAGTTTGGGAACGTACAGTATGTTAGATGACTGTAGTGAGACTTTTTTCAGttatttagggggaaaaaatacttagttttttttttggtttgggcgtgtgtattttttttttttttaacagctaaacAACACTGTAAACAGAAGCGCAAGTCAAATCCATTGTATTCTTGCAAGTGATGTGAACAACACTTAatctgagagagaaagagagagagatatcaAAAAGaagtgttgggggggggagggaagagggcagTCCTGTGCAGATGCGGCTTTGTGATGTAACTTCTCCGGGTATTGTAGCTGTTGACCTTGGAGACTTCCTTCATCATGAGAAATATCCTCCAATTGTAGAAACACAGGGTTACCATTATTGTGCACTTCTGATGACTAAACCAAGCATAAACATCATCCTACAAGTTTCCTCTGCATAAGGAGATGGCTGAAACTGAAAACTCCCTTTATTGTGTTCTgctaaaaaaccaaaccactcccCCCCTCAAAACACCACCCAACACACTCCACCACCAACCGCGACACCATACATACTGCCACTGGGAAGCAGATTTAAAATCTATTCTATTTATAACCTGtataattgttttttaaacacttgatttgaaataaaatttcacataatcaagaactgtatttaaaatCAATTCGGTACATTATCAGGCATGCGGGGCATTGCGGTCTGCAGTTActaccaaaaaaacaccccaaacaacacaacagTAGTTCAGATCACTCTCCTGTATAATCACGTAGGCTACAAAAATCTTGAGCTTATTTCCTTCTCATACCTGTTTGCTTCATAAATCCTAATCTTACTGCTTGGCAAAGCCAGCAGTGGTGGATTTTTGGAATGCATTGCGTGCATGTGGAGTTTGAAATGATGCAAGTAGCCAAACATGAGCTTCTCATCAACAGCAGGACCCAGACTGGAACCTGGGACATGCTGCAGCACCATGAAACGTCAGAGTGTGCAATAgtataaacaaaaccagaatcaGGTTTTGAGTCTTTTATACAAGAACAACAGAGTTTACACTTAAAGAGGTAAGAGAATTGTTTACTCACAGGTGCTTCCCCACAGCCTGGGAAACTCCACTATTTCTCTGTCACAGGACTATTCCTGTAGCTCCGATACCTGTCCTGGACAAAGAACGCATATTATAAAGGCAGTCAATAACCCAGTGTTATTAATGACAACAAAAGTCTATTTCTAGGCTAAAGCCTAACTTTAGGCTGTAAGTCCAGTCCTCAGCTCTGGCTGAGAAGCACCTACTGCAGCGTGGTACAGGAATGACCAATCAGAGGGGCAGTGAAGCAATTTTGATAGCACACTCTAAAGGTCCCGCAGGTTGTACCATTGTGAGAGACTTCCACATTCTCTCTGGCAGAAGGGGGTGGTTTGTAAACCATTACAGCAACTGGCTTGTATCCCCAAATCACCAATTTGGCAGGATAAAGCTTGTCAGCAGAACAGCGTTACATGGAGCAGGACATTGACCCTTCACGCCAGAGAAGTGGCTAAAATTAGGTGCCTTGTCCAATTACTGAGGTATCTAATACCAAGCCTAATTTCACATGGGGTCCAAGGATCCAGCAGCACCTCTATACgacaaaaaaatccaactcaaTGGTCATTGTTGCTTTGGCTCTTCTATTGCAGGAGACAGAAGCCTGCTTCTTTCACAAAATAAAGATGTTAGAAAGAGACTAGGCGTTCCCTGATGCCAAAAAGCAGGAGATCTCATAAATACTAGAAGAGCTCTCTACATTCAAGCTCTGAAAAGCTGAGCATTCTCCAGCTTTCTGTACCTGCTCCTCAACCAGCACAACAGGAGTAACAGAAATTACTTTCTCCAGCTCAGCAGTGTATTGGAAACCATTGCTATATTTTTGGACAAGTCCTAAGTTTACCTATTGCAAAGAGGATCACTTTATCAAAGACTGTCAAAGTCACTACAACTTGCAAAGTTACAAAACACTTGTAGAGAGGCCTCCCCTACACCCCAACACAAACCCACAGAATtttatcaagaaaaagaaaaccatgacATATCACATTTCTTCTACAAAGGCAATTTACTTCAACCACATCTAGACCTCCGCCCTAAGCCAGATTCCCAAAGTGATTCATCATAATCAACAGAAGAAACTGATTGCAACAGCAAAGTGCTGTACAAAAAAAGATCTTTGGATTCCACTAATATATTTTAATCCTGGAAACACCCATATCCCTCTACTAAAGAGGAAATGAagggggatgggagggaaggatatctgcaaaataaatgcagaagtgGTGAGGCAGACCCAGACCCATCATGTGGAGCCCACATGCTGTCAAGAGCAGGATCATGCAGAAAAGGCTCATTTTCCCTGACTGGACACACTACCATATTCGAACTTGTTGCATGTGCATGCCATAAGGCACTGAGGATGCCACAGAACCCTCTTTCCTTAGTTCCCTGGCACACAGTCAGAACAGTTTGGCTGCTATTCCCTTCACggaaatgagatttttatagCTCAGCTATCCCAAATCCCCAGTGTTAATCTTGCTAATCCTACCTAAACTgaacattgccttttttttttttttttactgttttagcACCTAAAGAGATTCTCATTCCTTATAACCAAAGGATAAAACATTTGCAATAAACATTTCTTCTTATATTTGCTCAGAAAACACTGATGGCAATCTCCTGATTTAAATTAAAGATgccagaaaaatggaaagaaagatgtCACTCTACTGAAAAGCATAATGTCTTTCTTCCCCATAGTTTCTTCTACCACTCCAGTCAGTCAGTCCTACTGCTTTACGCTGCCTTACAGCCAACCTTAGACATGGTTTGCTAAAAGACAACAATAGTGATCAAGAGACACAGCTGAAAGACACATGACAAATATCTTCCAATTACCTTGAAAACAGTCTAAAGAGAAAACCCAAAAAGCCTTGAGGCAAataattggcttttttttgtaCATTATGAAAACAGGTCAGATGTGAATCGAGGGGGCTTTACTAATATCATTGCTATTTGGACACGCTACACTACAACTTCTACCAGAGAACTTCTCATTCTAACTTTTCTTGCAAAACTCCTGGTCCCACCCCACCGTCGGCAAAAGGTTAATGGCAGGGAAGCACCTCTTGTGGCATCACTGGCAGGGTGTGGTAACAGCATAACATCTGTAGATGAGACACGGCCTGGGAAATAATAGCATGGGCTGCACAGATGCATTCGGAAAGTCTGGGCAACACAATGGGTGTGTATCAAACACAGGGTATGAACTCACATTTGTATTCCCTTATAAGCTGTTCTCATTTGTTCTTCTCCCACTGTTTAGCAGGTTACTGCTCACAGAAGCAAATATGGCTCAGACAACTGCTGGGAGTGTGTGATGAACGTGCAGTCACCTGTTAGCTGAAGAAAGGGAAGCCTCTTGGCCAGCTCTTCAGACAGAGCTCCCAGTGACCTTAGGAACACCCATGACTTCCCTTCAATCAAATGGATCAACACCTGTCCATGTTACTGTCCATTtctcaatgtccaagtggtgcATTGCTCATGTTTTCCAGCCATCATCCACAAAAACACTATACTGTAGCTACAACAGTCCTCAGGCATATCACCTCACGAGGACATGTCAACCAGCAAACTCCACCTGGACAGTCACAAGAGGAAACTGTTCCCTTGAAGTCCTTGGTGTCTATGGTCTCCTGGTCACAGCCAGAAGAAAGTTTCCACATTACTTTTATTAATTACATGCGGGTCCTCAGATGAAGTAATGAGCTACTTCTGAGGAGCAGCAAACACCTGTTGCCATGAGGCAGATCCCCGAAGATGAAATCAACCACTCCTCACACAGCTATAACACACATGCATATGCTCGCTTGCTATCACTGCCAACCCTCTGAGACAGAAAACCAATGTGAACCATAGAAGAAGTCAGCTTGAAGCGAGCGCTCACACTTTTATGCAACAACACACGTTGACACAAATAGGGAAGATTTAATTTATTGGTAATAGTGCTGACCTAAGGAGGAGTCAGCAATGATGCAACAAAAGCAGTTTTGACACTCAACCAACCAGCTTGGAGATTCAAAAGCTTACAGTCAGGGCAGAGCTACCACTAAATACGCATATAGAAATTCTTCTCTCTAAAGAAGAGCCCATAAATCTTACTTAAGAACAACTATTATTGACCCTAGACAGGCAACACTTCTGTAAGGTGATTCCACAATCAAATAAaccacttcaaaaaaaccctgttttctgGTGACATATAAAAGCCATGATGTAGCCTGCATTCATTACTTCTTGCAACAGTGTTATTATGATAAAAGTAGGACATAAGACAAATGCTATTTCTGCCACAGCCTGTGTGGCAGAAACCTTGGCCGTGCAAAAAGACCAACAAAAGCTTGTTTCCCTTGGACTCTCATATTTACACACATGTTTGCATTCTGTCTTTCCAGCCTATCCCTAAATTGTGACATTCTTGCACAAGTTAAACAAGCATGAAGCATTGCCATCACTGTACTATAAGCATACTCTGTTCTATACTGTGTAGCATGTCATGGCTGTAGGAATCATCTTAACGTACATACCTCTGCATAGCGCAGCTTGATGAACAGACTGTCTCCAGGCTTGATGTGTGCTGTTTTTGTGACTCCCTTCCCCTGTAGCAATACGCATAAACCAGATGTCCAGTAAAAGACATCCAATTGTGACATTTCAGAGAACAAGTAACgaaaaaatatcattattatGTCTTTGGCTCCTGTGGTGCAGAAGTAAATCATTAAGCATCTTTGTGTTTCTCATATAATGATCCTACGAGTAATTTTCTACTTACCTCTAATCTAGCAAAACAAAGATTACCTCTATCATACCAAATATTTTGGATCtgtatgctaaaaaaaaaaaaaggaatgaaaaaaagaaaagcaacaaatttcCTTGcccattttatttcattagcaTATGCTTCATGCAGTCTTGTCTCTGGAATTAGACATAGTAAGTTCCTGCCAGttaaaaactttaaaagttaTTCTTGCTGAATGATCCCACAACTACTTCTTCACTAGGAACAGTCTATGTATTGATTCCATAGCAGTAAAATGTGGAATTTAGTGTTTAAAATTAACACGTCTTTCAAGTTGTCATGACTGATAATGCATCATGCTGTATTTGC
The sequence above is a segment of the Larus michahellis chromosome 6, bLarMic1.1, whole genome shotgun sequence genome. Coding sequences within it:
- the TM4SF1 gene encoding transmembrane 4 L6 family member 1 isoform X1, whose amino-acid sequence is MCFGRRARCIGYKLLILALLSIVANILLYFPNGETRFASEHHLSKYVECLHGIVGGGFMVLIPAAVFIGLHNDDCCGCFGRGNCGKSCTMLSSVLAAFIGILGSGYCIIISALGLSHGPYCLTHLGRKWVYPFTSGGYLFEYNKWSQCQEPYNIVQWNVTLFSILLVLGGIEFILCFIQIINGILGGLCGLCCSHEEVSHLPYNHDSQMNVEHCCY
- the TM4SF1 gene encoding transmembrane 4 L6 family member 1 isoform X2; amino-acid sequence: MCFGRRARCIGYKLLILALLSIVANILLYFPNGETRFASEHHLSKYVECLHGIVGGGFMVLIPAAVFIGLHNDDCCGCFGRGNCGKSCTMLSSVLAAFIGILGSGYCIIISALGLSHGPYCLTHLGRKWVYPFTSGGYLFEYNKWSQCQEPYNIVQWNVTLFSILLVLGGIEFILCFIQIINGILGGLCGLCCSHEETYTC